A portion of the Mycobacterium paraseoulense genome contains these proteins:
- a CDS encoding TetR/AcrR family transcriptional regulator, which translates to MAPVPYDRLTAKGRATRARIVAAASDLMLQRGVARTTIEDIQEAAAISTSQMYHYFADKSDLVAAVIDFQTDRVLGVQHLGLDRIDSIEDLRRWRDIMVNLVQRLGCAGGCPIGSMANELSEADPVARAQLARSFAQWENMIHDSLAAIAARGELADGTDVERVALAMLAGIQGGLLLSQVRRDTAPLEAAVDTMIEHLKRLGMR; encoded by the coding sequence ATGGCGCCGGTCCCGTACGACAGACTCACGGCGAAAGGGCGCGCAACCCGCGCGCGGATCGTGGCCGCCGCTTCAGACTTGATGCTGCAGCGCGGCGTCGCGCGGACGACCATTGAGGACATCCAGGAAGCCGCGGCCATCAGCACCTCGCAGATGTACCACTACTTCGCCGACAAGAGCGACCTCGTGGCCGCCGTCATCGATTTTCAAACCGATCGTGTGCTCGGCGTGCAGCACCTGGGCCTCGACCGCATCGACAGCATCGAGGACCTGCGCCGCTGGCGCGACATCATGGTGAACCTGGTGCAACGCCTGGGCTGCGCGGGAGGCTGCCCGATCGGCTCGATGGCCAACGAGCTGTCGGAAGCGGATCCCGTTGCGCGCGCCCAGCTCGCCCGGTCATTCGCCCAGTGGGAGAACATGATCCACGACAGCCTGGCCGCGATCGCCGCGCGCGGTGAACTGGCCGACGGAACGGACGTCGAGCGCGTCGCTCTGGCCATGCTCGCCGGCATTCAAGGTGGGTTGTTGCTCAGCCAGGTGCGGCGCGACACCGCGCCTCTGGAAGCCGCGGTAGACACCATGATCGAACACCTGAAGCGCCTCGGCATGCGGTGA
- a CDS encoding flavin-containing monooxygenase, whose amino-acid sequence MTETVGVTFDVDALRRKYAEERARRLRPDGIAQYVEMTGPFARFAEDPWVDGCFSREPLTDEVDVAVIGAGFGGLLTGVRLRQLGVDSVRLIDRAADVGGTWYWNRYPGIACDVESYVYMPLLEELGYLPTEKYAKGAEIFAHCQRIARHFDLYRDACLRTEVREIRWDADESRWIIRTNHGDEMRARFVSMANGYQAKPKLPGIEGLGAFRGHAFHTSRWDYAYTGQELEKLADKRVGIIGTGATAIQCVPHLARATRRLYVFQRTPSSVDVRANRPTDPQWASTLRPGWQRDRIENFQILTAGGRADEDLVADAWTSITRKLPVMRHDGDGVMDPAQRGRDIEIADFAKMEEIRARVEGIVTDPSTAEALKPWYGYFCKRPCFHDEYLQTFNRDNVTLVDTRGRGVQRITESGVVVDGVAYELDCLIFATGFEVGTDYCRRTGFELVGRDGVSLTEHWRDGVRTFQGLCTTGFPNCFIESIAQAGLTVNFPYLLDVQATHAAWIIAWALEHGLTEVEAAPAAESAWVETVVARSAASAERAQTCTPGYYNREGKADNKTRQGSFFFGAPTEYADLLREWRSGGDLEGYLIKGGEAGP is encoded by the coding sequence GTGACTGAAACCGTTGGCGTTACCTTCGACGTCGACGCGCTGCGCCGCAAGTACGCCGAAGAGCGCGCGCGGCGCCTGCGCCCGGACGGCATCGCGCAGTACGTGGAGATGACGGGCCCGTTCGCCCGGTTCGCCGAAGACCCGTGGGTGGATGGGTGCTTCAGTCGGGAACCGCTCACCGACGAGGTGGACGTCGCCGTCATCGGGGCCGGCTTCGGCGGCCTGTTGACGGGGGTGCGCCTGCGTCAGCTCGGCGTGGACAGCGTGCGGTTAATCGACAGGGCCGCCGACGTGGGCGGCACGTGGTACTGGAATCGGTATCCGGGAATCGCCTGCGACGTCGAGTCCTATGTCTACATGCCGCTGCTCGAGGAGCTCGGCTACCTCCCGACCGAGAAATACGCCAAGGGCGCCGAGATCTTCGCGCATTGCCAGCGCATCGCCCGACACTTCGACCTCTACCGCGACGCGTGCCTGCGCACCGAGGTGCGCGAGATCCGCTGGGACGCGGACGAATCCCGGTGGATCATCCGCACGAACCACGGCGACGAGATGCGGGCCCGGTTCGTGTCGATGGCCAATGGCTACCAGGCCAAACCCAAGCTGCCCGGCATCGAGGGCCTGGGTGCGTTTCGCGGGCACGCGTTCCACACCAGCCGGTGGGACTACGCCTACACCGGCCAGGAGCTGGAGAAACTGGCGGATAAGCGCGTCGGCATCATCGGCACCGGGGCCACGGCGATCCAGTGCGTCCCACACCTCGCCCGGGCGACGCGGCGGCTCTACGTCTTCCAGCGCACACCGTCATCGGTGGACGTGCGGGCCAACCGCCCGACGGATCCCCAGTGGGCCAGCACATTACGGCCCGGCTGGCAGCGCGACCGCATCGAGAACTTCCAGATCCTCACCGCCGGCGGCCGGGCCGACGAAGACCTGGTCGCCGACGCGTGGACGAGCATCACCCGCAAGCTTCCGGTGATGCGCCATGATGGCGACGGCGTCATGGACCCGGCGCAACGCGGCCGCGACATCGAAATCGCGGACTTCGCGAAGATGGAAGAGATCCGGGCGCGAGTCGAGGGCATCGTCACCGACCCCTCCACCGCGGAGGCGCTCAAGCCGTGGTACGGGTACTTCTGCAAACGCCCGTGCTTCCACGACGAGTACCTGCAGACGTTCAACCGCGACAACGTCACGCTGGTCGACACCCGTGGTCGTGGCGTCCAGCGCATCACCGAGTCCGGTGTGGTCGTCGACGGTGTGGCCTACGAGCTCGACTGCCTGATCTTCGCAACGGGTTTCGAGGTGGGCACCGATTACTGCCGTCGCACGGGGTTCGAGCTCGTGGGCCGCGACGGGGTGTCACTGACCGAGCACTGGCGCGACGGGGTGCGCACCTTCCAGGGGCTGTGTACGACGGGGTTCCCGAACTGCTTCATCGAGAGCATCGCCCAGGCGGGTTTGACGGTGAACTTCCCGTACCTGCTGGACGTGCAGGCAACCCACGCCGCGTGGATCATCGCCTGGGCGCTCGAGCACGGCTTGACCGAGGTCGAGGCCGCGCCGGCCGCGGAGTCGGCCTGGGTCGAGACTGTCGTCGCCCGGTCGGCCGCCAGCGCGGAGCGCGCGCAGACGTGCACCCCCGGCTACTACAACCGCGAGGGCAAGGCGGACAACAAGACTCGGCAGGGCAGCTTCTTCTTCGGCGCGCCCACCGAGTACGCCGATCTGCTGCGCGAGTGGCGGTCCGGCGGTGACCTGGAGGGCTACCTGATCAAGGGCGGCGAGGCCGGGCCGTGA
- a CDS encoding DUF417 family protein, translating into MLKNDVVTAPSSIPLGQRLTGWGQFIGRYGLVVVLAWIGFGKYVKMESRVLIEHSPLMSWIYDVLSVTAVARGLGTMEIVAALLIALRPVWPRASAAGSALAVVLFLGTLSFLFTTPGVVATHSAGLPVLSALPGQFLLKDLVLIGVAVWSLGESLGARTASP; encoded by the coding sequence GTGCTGAAAAACGACGTCGTCACCGCCCCAAGCTCAATCCCGTTGGGGCAACGGCTAACCGGGTGGGGGCAATTCATCGGCCGCTACGGCCTGGTGGTCGTGCTGGCCTGGATCGGGTTCGGGAAGTACGTCAAGATGGAATCCCGCGTGCTGATCGAGCACAGCCCGCTGATGAGCTGGATATACGACGTGCTGAGCGTCACCGCGGTCGCACGCGGGCTGGGCACCATGGAAATCGTTGCGGCACTGCTCATTGCGTTGCGGCCGGTATGGCCACGCGCGTCGGCGGCCGGCAGCGCGCTGGCGGTGGTGCTCTTCTTGGGGACGCTGAGTTTCTTGTTCACCACCCCCGGGGTCGTCGCCACCCACTCCGCGGGCCTGCCCGTGCTCTCGGCGCTACCGGGCCAGTTCCTGCTCAAGGACCTGGTGCTGATCGGCGTCGCGGTGTGGAGTTTGGGCGAGTCGCTGGGCGCACGAACAGCGTCCCCCTGA
- a CDS encoding heavy-metal-associated domain-containing protein yields the protein MTTSEYRVAGMSCAHCEVAVKNEVGRLPGVERVDVSAETGRLVITSSVPIDTAAVLGAVDEAGYEAVLVA from the coding sequence ATGACCACGAGCGAATACCGCGTGGCGGGGATGAGCTGTGCCCACTGCGAGGTGGCGGTAAAGAACGAGGTCGGTCGCCTCCCGGGCGTGGAGCGCGTGGACGTCAGCGCCGAAACGGGCCGGCTCGTGATCACCAGCTCGGTTCCCATCGACACGGCCGCGGTCCTCGGCGCGGTTGACGAGGCGGGCTACGAGGCCGTCTTGGTGGCATGA
- a CDS encoding peroxiredoxin-like family protein — translation MTSTADTNHVTIAERVAGFQQEMASQLPQDVADTFGAEQARLRAGGVPAGVAAPGTAMPGGQLLDVHGEPTTLAESVGGRTAVVVLYRGAWCPYCNLALRAYQEHLVPSLAHRDVALVAISPQKPDGSLSSQEINALSFTVLSDPGNQLAAGLGVLTAPSDDAQAAQRSLGLELREANADGTYGLPMPTVTIVDRAGTIRWIDVHPDYTTRTEVADIVAALDSLE, via the coding sequence ATGACAAGTACCGCAGACACCAACCACGTGACGATCGCCGAGCGGGTCGCGGGATTCCAGCAGGAGATGGCGAGCCAACTGCCCCAGGACGTTGCCGACACCTTTGGCGCCGAGCAGGCGCGGCTGCGGGCCGGTGGCGTGCCGGCCGGCGTCGCCGCGCCCGGCACCGCCATGCCCGGTGGGCAGCTGCTTGACGTGCACGGCGAACCCACCACCCTGGCCGAGAGCGTCGGTGGACGCACTGCGGTGGTTGTGCTCTACCGCGGTGCGTGGTGCCCCTACTGCAACCTGGCACTGCGCGCCTACCAGGAGCACCTGGTGCCGTCGCTGGCGCACCGTGATGTCGCGCTGGTGGCCATCAGCCCGCAGAAGCCCGACGGCTCATTGTCATCGCAGGAGATCAACGCTTTGAGCTTCACCGTGCTGTCCGACCCGGGCAATCAGCTCGCAGCGGGGCTGGGCGTACTCACCGCTCCGTCGGACGACGCCCAGGCCGCGCAGCGCAGCCTCGGCCTGGAGCTCCGGGAGGCGAATGCCGACGGGACGTACGGGTTGCCGATGCCAACCGTGACGATCGTCGACCGCGCCGGGACCATCCGGTGGATCGACGTCCATCCCGATTACACGACCCGCACCGAGGTCGCCGACATCGTCGCTGCCCTGGATAGCCTCGAGTGA
- a CDS encoding TetR/AcrR family transcriptional regulator: MRATASQLGRPVGADGEQTRARIIAAAMRCVAEKGYSRTTIREIARAADMTSGSLYHYFPNKSELLDAAVEDIERKAVPRLRAAAESRDDVVDRLAAVLDEASRLMREHPHLAAFDRAVRAESTEHPVRGRPQYPGPKALRDIVAEIVEDARARGALSADTDARAAVDAIYALARGLTERAASLAPQGYAATLASAKELIRGTLFVRPATRPNSTPRRRSAPGP; the protein is encoded by the coding sequence ATGAGAGCCACGGCATCGCAATTGGGCCGCCCGGTGGGCGCCGACGGTGAGCAGACCCGTGCCCGCATCATCGCCGCGGCGATGCGGTGCGTGGCCGAGAAGGGTTATTCCCGCACCACGATTCGTGAGATCGCCCGGGCTGCCGACATGACCAGCGGCAGCCTCTATCACTACTTTCCGAACAAGTCCGAATTGCTGGACGCCGCCGTCGAGGACATCGAACGGAAAGCGGTGCCGCGGCTGCGGGCCGCCGCCGAATCGCGCGATGACGTGGTCGATCGCCTTGCGGCGGTGTTGGACGAGGCAAGCCGGCTCATGCGCGAACATCCCCATCTCGCCGCATTCGATCGGGCGGTCCGCGCGGAGAGCACCGAACATCCCGTTCGCGGCCGGCCGCAGTATCCCGGACCGAAAGCCTTGCGCGACATCGTCGCCGAGATCGTCGAGGACGCCCGGGCCCGGGGCGCGCTGTCCGCCGACACCGACGCGCGCGCCGCAGTCGATGCGATCTACGCGCTGGCTCGCGGGCTGACGGAGCGAGCGGCCAGTCTGGCGCCGCAGGGTTATGCGGCCACGCTGGCCTCGGCGAAGGAGTTGATCAGGGGGACGCTGTTCGTGCGCCCAGCGACTCGCCCAAACTCCACACCGCGACGCCGATCAGCACCAGGTCCTTGA
- a CDS encoding mycofactocin-coupled SDR family oxidoreductase has protein sequence MSQSISGKVALITGAARGQGRAHAARLAAEGADIIAVDIAGPLPPSVPYDSPTPEDLTETARLVSANGRRVIAASVDIRDLEALKAAVDRAVSELGRLDIIVANAGICSPAPWDQITAEAFRDTIDTNVTGTWNTVMAGAPHIVDGGRGGSIILIGSAAGINMQSFMIHYTASKHAVVGMARAFAAELGRHNIRVNSLHPGAVATPMGTGRMREALRAAADTYPHLRGLHKPLLPEGIAQPEDIADAVAWLASDQSRLVTATQVSVDIGVGYV, from the coding sequence ATGAGCCAGTCAATTTCGGGCAAGGTCGCACTGATCACCGGCGCCGCGCGGGGGCAGGGCCGGGCGCACGCCGCACGCCTGGCCGCCGAGGGCGCCGACATCATCGCCGTCGACATCGCCGGGCCATTGCCGCCGAGCGTTCCCTACGATTCGCCGACGCCCGAGGATCTGACCGAAACGGCGCGGCTGGTGAGCGCCAACGGCAGACGGGTCATCGCCGCGTCCGTCGACATCCGCGATCTCGAGGCGCTCAAAGCAGCCGTCGACCGGGCGGTCAGCGAGCTGGGACGCCTCGACATCATCGTCGCCAACGCGGGGATCTGCAGTCCCGCGCCGTGGGACCAGATCACGGCGGAAGCGTTCCGCGACACCATCGACACCAACGTGACGGGCACCTGGAACACCGTGATGGCCGGCGCCCCTCACATCGTCGACGGCGGTCGCGGCGGATCGATCATCCTGATCGGGTCGGCGGCCGGCATCAACATGCAGTCGTTCATGATCCACTACACCGCGAGCAAGCACGCCGTGGTGGGGATGGCGCGTGCATTCGCCGCCGAGCTGGGCCGGCACAACATCCGCGTCAACAGCCTCCACCCCGGAGCGGTCGCGACGCCGATGGGTACCGGGCGGATGCGCGAGGCGCTGCGGGCTGCCGCCGACACGTACCCACATCTGCGCGGCCTGCATAAGCCACTGCTGCCCGAGGGAATCGCGCAGCCGGAGGACATCGCCGACGCCGTCGCCTGGCTTGCCTCCGACCAGTCCCGGTTGGTCACGGCCACCCAGGTGTCGGTCGACATCGGCGTGGGCTACGTCTGA
- a CDS encoding SRPBCC family protein translates to MTVTVVDAGPRQVSRSVEVAAPAAELYAMAANPRRHSELDGSGTVRDNIKMPAEVAVGSKFSTKMKMYGLPYRITSTVTALKPNELVEWRHPVGHRWRWEFESLSPTRTRVTETFDYRDAGAIKNALKYYERIGACKGNAAGIEATLAQLRDRYAAAR, encoded by the coding sequence ATGACCGTCACCGTCGTCGATGCGGGACCCCGGCAGGTGAGCCGGTCGGTTGAAGTGGCCGCGCCGGCCGCCGAGCTGTACGCGATGGCCGCCAACCCGCGCCGCCATAGCGAACTCGACGGCTCGGGCACCGTGCGCGACAACATCAAGATGCCGGCGGAAGTGGCTGTGGGATCGAAGTTTTCGACCAAGATGAAGATGTATGGCCTGCCCTATCGGATCACCAGCACCGTGACCGCCCTGAAGCCGAACGAACTGGTCGAATGGCGTCACCCGGTGGGCCACCGCTGGCGCTGGGAGTTCGAATCGCTGTCCCCGACGCGGACGCGGGTCACCGAGACTTTCGACTATCGCGACGCCGGCGCGATCAAGAACGCACTGAAGTACTACGAGCGGATCGGCGCCTGCAAAGGAAATGCCGCCGGCATCGAGGCCACGCTCGCCCAGTTGCGAGACCGCTACGCCGCCGCGCGATAA
- a CDS encoding TetR/AcrR family transcriptional regulator — protein MTRAQLGRPVGASGEETRRRIIAATMRCVADVGYSRATIREIARIANVTSASLYNYFPNKAELIKAAIAARTDVALPRLRAAAAKPGHVIDRIEAVLDESGHLMREYPDLAAFEWVIRATGAVGADSQPAGGAGFQAFREIIEGVVDEAYRAGDLAHRPDRASVVEAVYALIYGLVELAATSPPREYHAALESAKRMVRGTLFAPAGRDNRRQGVQSRP, from the coding sequence GTGACGCGGGCGCAGCTGGGGCGCCCCGTGGGCGCCAGCGGCGAGGAGACCCGGCGACGGATCATCGCCGCCACCATGCGCTGCGTCGCCGACGTCGGGTACTCGCGAGCCACGATCCGCGAGATCGCCCGCATCGCGAACGTCACCAGCGCGAGCCTCTACAACTACTTCCCCAACAAGGCCGAGCTGATCAAAGCCGCGATCGCGGCGCGCACCGATGTCGCGCTGCCCCGGCTGCGTGCGGCCGCCGCCAAACCCGGGCACGTCATCGACCGCATCGAGGCGGTGCTCGACGAATCGGGCCACCTGATGCGCGAGTACCCCGACCTCGCCGCCTTCGAGTGGGTCATCCGAGCCACGGGCGCCGTCGGCGCCGATTCGCAGCCCGCGGGTGGCGCCGGGTTTCAGGCCTTCCGCGAAATCATCGAGGGCGTCGTCGACGAGGCCTACCGCGCGGGCGATCTGGCTCACCGGCCCGATCGGGCCAGCGTCGTCGAGGCCGTCTACGCCCTGATCTACGGCTTGGTCGAACTGGCGGCCACGTCGCCGCCGCGGGAGTACCACGCCGCACTCGAGTCGGCCAAGCGAATGGTCCGGGGAACGCTGTTCGCCCCGGCCGGGCGGGATAACCGCAGGCAGGGAGTGCAAAGCCGCCCTTGA
- a CDS encoding heavy metal translocating P-type ATPase → MSVAPVTHIELTIAGMTCASCAARIEKKLNRLDGVAATVNYATEKATLTVPSGYDPQQLIAAVEQAGYTAALPQRREEPAPEEGADPELTALRTRVVTALVLATPVIAMAMIPALQFRYWQWASLVLAAPVVVWAGRPFHAAAWANLRHGTATMDTLVSIGTLSAFLWSLYALFLGTAGVPGMHDRFELTVRPSDGAGNIYLEVAAGVTLFVLAGRYFEKRSKRTAGAALRALLELGAKDVAVLRDGAETRIPVDRLTVGDQFVVRPGEKVATDGVVVSGSSAVDVSMLTGESVPAEVGPGGGVTGGTVNVGGRLVVRATRVGDDTQLAHMAKLVEEAQSGKAGVQRLADRISSVFVPVVIGIALATLGAWLALGSPATAALTAAVAVLIIACPCALGLATPTALLVGTGRAAQLGVLIKGPEVLESTRNVDTIVLDKTGTVTTGKMSLVDVITGPATDRETLLRYAGALEDASEHPIAQAIARAAKAELHALPTPDGFASLEGNGVRGVVDGHTVTVGRPRLLADAGQPLDAALSADRARAEGQGKTAVAVGWDGRTRGVLVVADTVKPTSAEAIRQFKRLGLTPILLTGDNGTVANRIAEQVGIEQVISDTMPADKVAAVKRLQSEGKVVAMVGDGVNDAAALAAADLGVAMGTGTDVAIEAADITVTRGDLRAAVDAIRLSRRTLATIKGNLFWAFGYNIAAIPLAALGMLNPMLAGAAMAFSSVFVVANSLRLRSFSSVTNT, encoded by the coding sequence ATGAGCGTGGCGCCGGTGACCCATATCGAGCTGACGATCGCGGGAATGACGTGTGCATCGTGCGCGGCCCGGATCGAGAAGAAGCTGAACAGGCTCGACGGGGTCGCCGCGACCGTGAACTACGCCACCGAAAAGGCCACCCTGACCGTTCCCTCGGGGTATGACCCGCAACAGCTGATCGCCGCCGTCGAACAGGCCGGCTACACGGCGGCCTTGCCGCAACGTCGGGAGGAGCCCGCCCCGGAGGAGGGCGCCGACCCCGAACTGACCGCCCTTCGCACCCGCGTCGTCACTGCGCTCGTACTGGCCACCCCGGTGATCGCCATGGCGATGATCCCCGCTCTGCAATTTCGCTATTGGCAGTGGGCTTCGCTGGTCCTCGCCGCGCCGGTCGTCGTGTGGGCGGGCCGTCCCTTTCACGCCGCCGCCTGGGCGAACCTCAGACACGGCACCGCCACGATGGACACCCTTGTCTCGATCGGCACGCTGTCGGCATTCCTGTGGTCGCTGTACGCGCTGTTCCTGGGGACGGCCGGAGTACCGGGGATGCACGACCGCTTCGAACTGACCGTCCGGCCGTCCGACGGTGCGGGCAACATCTACCTCGAAGTCGCCGCGGGCGTGACCCTGTTCGTGCTGGCCGGGCGGTACTTCGAGAAGCGGTCCAAGCGGACGGCGGGGGCCGCGCTGCGCGCATTGCTCGAGCTCGGCGCCAAGGACGTCGCCGTGCTGCGCGACGGCGCCGAGACCCGCATCCCGGTGGACCGCCTGACGGTCGGGGACCAGTTCGTGGTGCGGCCCGGGGAGAAGGTGGCCACCGACGGCGTCGTGGTCTCGGGTTCGTCGGCAGTGGACGTCTCGATGCTCACCGGGGAGTCCGTCCCCGCGGAGGTCGGCCCGGGCGGCGGCGTCACGGGCGGCACCGTCAACGTCGGCGGACGTCTCGTCGTGCGCGCCACCCGCGTCGGCGACGACACGCAACTGGCGCACATGGCCAAGTTGGTCGAGGAGGCGCAGTCGGGCAAGGCCGGAGTGCAACGACTCGCCGACCGCATCTCCAGCGTGTTCGTCCCCGTCGTCATCGGCATCGCGCTGGCGACGCTCGGCGCATGGCTCGCGCTGGGCTCCCCGGCCACGGCGGCCCTGACCGCGGCCGTCGCGGTGCTCATCATCGCCTGCCCGTGCGCCCTGGGCCTGGCCACCCCGACCGCCCTGCTCGTCGGCACGGGCCGCGCGGCTCAGCTCGGCGTGCTGATCAAAGGTCCCGAGGTCCTGGAGTCCACCCGCAACGTCGACACGATCGTGCTCGACAAGACCGGCACGGTCACCACCGGGAAGATGAGCCTGGTCGACGTGATCACCGGGCCGGCGACCGACCGCGAGACGCTCCTTCGTTACGCCGGGGCGCTCGAAGACGCCTCCGAACATCCCATCGCGCAGGCCATCGCCAGGGCCGCCAAAGCCGAGCTGCACGCGCTGCCCACACCCGACGGTTTCGCCAGCCTCGAGGGCAACGGGGTGCGGGGCGTCGTCGACGGCCACACGGTCACGGTCGGACGCCCGCGCCTGCTGGCCGATGCGGGCCAGCCACTGGACGCCGCGCTGTCGGCGGACAGGGCGCGCGCCGAGGGCCAGGGCAAGACCGCGGTCGCCGTCGGATGGGACGGCCGCACGCGCGGAGTCCTGGTGGTCGCCGACACCGTCAAACCCACCAGCGCCGAGGCGATCCGGCAGTTCAAGCGGCTGGGCCTGACACCGATCTTGCTGACCGGCGACAACGGGACCGTCGCCAATCGGATCGCCGAGCAGGTCGGCATCGAACAGGTCATCTCCGACACGATGCCCGCCGACAAGGTCGCCGCCGTCAAACGCCTGCAGTCCGAAGGCAAGGTGGTGGCCATGGTCGGCGACGGCGTCAACGACGCCGCGGCCCTCGCTGCCGCCGACCTCGGGGTGGCCATGGGCACCGGCACCGACGTCGCGATCGAAGCCGCCGACATCACCGTCACCCGCGGCGACTTGCGCGCCGCGGTGGATGCGATCCGGCTGTCCCGGCGAACGCTGGCCACGATCAAGGGCAACCTGTTCTGGGCCTTCGGCTACAACATCGCCGCCATCCCACTCGCCGCGCTCGGCATGCTGAACCCGATGCTGGCGGGCGCCGCGATGGCGTTTTCCAGCGTTTTCGTCGTCGCCAACAGCCTGCGCCTCCGCTCGTTCAGCAGCGTGACGAACACGTAG
- a CDS encoding alpha/beta hydrolase, with amino-acid sequence MDQFFGRLSLLHGWFPPVVQALTLLVLIVAIQWRARPWLKRVLPVALIAAVAVTALSYWYITSLGVAGDPAPTALWVWIALTGLAAAVVLVGWPGAHWWRRALAVLSVPLCVLCAGLALNGWVGYFPTALAAWNQLTSVPLPDQVDRLRVTEMQVAGTRPTKGVVVPVDIDDNASHFHHRRELVYLPPAWFNSNPPPRLPAVMMISSAFNTPADWLGPGGAFTAIDGFAAAHHGFSPVLVFVDPTGSFDNDTECVNGSRGNSADHLTKDVVPFVVSNFGVSADRANWGVAGWSMGGTCAVDLAVMHPELFSAFVDIAGDRSPNVGPKDQTIAKLFGGNHTAWAAFDPLTVMARHGRYTGLAGWFDVPGSSEPRNVAEEANPTGAAPSTDPTANPEGQDAAANALCAAGAANGITCAVVSQPGKHDWPFAAQAFTAALPWLASRLGTPEVEPVQLPQHG; translated from the coding sequence TTGGACCAATTCTTTGGACGACTGTCCTTGCTGCACGGCTGGTTCCCGCCGGTCGTGCAGGCACTGACGTTGCTGGTGCTCATCGTCGCGATCCAGTGGCGTGCGCGGCCCTGGCTCAAGCGGGTGCTGCCCGTGGCCCTGATCGCGGCGGTCGCGGTGACCGCGCTCTCGTATTGGTACATCACGTCGCTCGGCGTGGCCGGCGACCCGGCGCCGACCGCGCTGTGGGTCTGGATCGCGCTGACCGGCCTGGCCGCCGCGGTGGTCTTGGTGGGCTGGCCGGGCGCACACTGGTGGCGCCGCGCACTCGCGGTGCTGTCCGTACCTCTGTGCGTGTTGTGCGCGGGTCTGGCCCTCAACGGATGGGTGGGCTATTTCCCGACGGCGCTTGCCGCGTGGAATCAACTGACCTCGGTGCCGTTGCCCGACCAGGTCGACCGGCTGCGGGTCACCGAGATGCAGGTCGCCGGGACCAGGCCGACAAAGGGCGTGGTGGTGCCGGTGGACATCGACGACAACGCCTCCCACTTTCACCACCGCCGGGAATTGGTCTATCTGCCTCCGGCGTGGTTCAACAGCAATCCGCCGCCTCGGCTGCCGGCGGTCATGATGATCAGCTCGGCGTTCAACACCCCGGCCGACTGGCTGGGCCCGGGCGGCGCCTTCACCGCGATCGACGGCTTCGCCGCCGCGCATCACGGGTTCTCCCCGGTGCTGGTGTTCGTCGATCCCACCGGTTCGTTCGACAACGACACCGAGTGCGTCAACGGCAGTCGCGGCAACTCCGCCGACCATCTGACCAAGGATGTCGTGCCGTTCGTGGTGTCGAACTTCGGCGTCAGTGCCGACCGCGCCAACTGGGGCGTCGCCGGCTGGTCGATGGGCGGGACCTGCGCGGTCGACCTGGCCGTCATGCATCCGGAGTTGTTCAGCGCGTTCGTCGACATCGCCGGTGACCGCAGCCCCAATGTCGGCCCCAAGGACCAAACGATCGCCAAATTGTTCGGCGGCAACCACACGGCGTGGGCCGCCTTCGACCCGCTCACGGTGATGGCGCGCCATGGTCGCTATACCGGGCTTGCGGGCTGGTTCGACGTCCCGGGGTCATCGGAGCCGCGCAACGTCGCCGAGGAGGCCAACCCGACCGGGGCGGCCCCCAGCACCGACCCCACCGCCAACCCGGAGGGCCAGGACGCCGCCGCCAACGCGCTGTGCGCCGCCGGCGCCGCCAACGGGATCACCTGCGCCGTGGTGAGCCAGCCGGGCAAGCACGACTGGCCGTTCGCGGCCCAGGCGTTCACCGCTGCGCTGCCCTGGCTGGCCTCGCGGCTGGGCACGCCCGAAGTCGAACCGGTGCAGCTGCCCCAGCACGGCTGA